A genomic stretch from Coffea arabica cultivar ET-39 chromosome 10c, Coffea Arabica ET-39 HiFi, whole genome shotgun sequence includes:
- the LOC140016137 gene encoding uncharacterized protein — translation METLVNSATVAAIVSSSTSPPSLPIFSSKPKDSSSPASSSSSSSSRRLLRFSTSPKNNGNQPDIQSDSNDSSTSLVPMLRNHTLSKDAAMGLVLSAANVRGWTTGSGMEGPSVPAGAGSDSESGTERISTFPWSLFTKSPRRRMRVAFTCSVCGQRTTRAINPHAYTDGTVFVQCCGCNVFHKLVDNLNLFHDMKCYVNPSFNPNVNADLGFKYFGFNDDDNNNNNNEDFPLF, via the exons ATGGAAACCCTCGTTAACTCCGCCACGGTGGCAGCTATAGTCTCCTCCTCTACTTCTCCTCCTTCTCTCCCTATTTTCTCTTCCAAACCCAAGGACTCGTCATCACCAGCatcatcctcctcctcctcttcctcgAGAAGACTCCTCCGATTCTCCACCTCACCCAAAA ATAATGGCAACCAACCGGATATCCAGTCCGATTCCAACGACTCCAGCACCAGTCTCGTCCCTATGCTCCGCAATCACACCCTGTCCAAG GATGCAGCGATGGGGTTAGTGTTGAGTGCCGCTAATGTCAGGGGTTGGACTACGGGGTCGGGTATGGAAGGCCCTTCCGTTCCTGCCGGTGCTGGTTCAGATTCCGAATCGGGTACAGAGCGGATATCCACCTTCCCCTGGTCGCTCTTCACCAAGTCACCACGACGTCGTATGCGTGTGGCCTTCACTTGCAGCGTCTGTGGTCAACGCACCACTCGCGCCATCAATCCTCATGCTTATACCGATGGGACTGTTTTCGTTcag TGTTGTGGATGCAATGTATTTCACAAGCTGGTGGACAACCTGAACCTTTTTCATGATATGAAATGTTATGTGAATCCCAGCTTCAATCCTAATGTAAATGCTGATTTGGGGTTCAAGTATTTTGGCTTCAACGATGatgacaacaacaacaacaacaacgaggattttcctcttttctgA
- the LOC113712115 gene encoding plastocyanin: MATVTSAAVSIPSFTGLKASGAPASRVSSSTVKVFAASPKLAVKASLKEVGAAVVATAASAMLATNALAAEILLGSSGGELIFVPSEFSVASGEKIVFKNNAGFPHNVVFDEDGVPSGVDASKISMSEEDLLNAPGETFSVSLTEKGTYSFYCSPHQGAGMVGKVTVN; encoded by the coding sequence ATGGCCACTGTCACCTCCGCTGCTGTTTCCATCCCATCATTCACCGGCCTCAAGGCCTCCGGTGCACCAGCTTCTAGAGTGAGCAGCAGCACTGTTAAGGTCTTTGCTGCCTCTCCCAAGCTCGCCGTGAAGGCTTCCCTCAAGGAAGTAGGTGCTGCTGTAGTTGCTACTGCTGCCAGTGCAATGCTCGCAACCAACGCCCTGGCCGCCGAGATCTTGCTTGGTTCTTCTGGTGGCGAGCTGATTTTCGTCCCAAGCGAGTTCAGTGTGGCTTCTGGAGAGAAAATTGTTTTCAAGAACAATGCCGGGTTCCCCCACAATGTAGTGTTCGATGAGGATGGAGTTCCTTCCGGTGTTGATGCATCTAAGATCTCCATGTCGGAGGAAGACCTTCTCAACGCACCAGGAGAGACCTTCTCGGTCTCTTTGACAGAGAAGGGAACTTACAGTTTCTACTGTTCACCTCACCAGGGAGCCGGCATGGTTGGCAAAGTCACTGTTAACTAA